A portion of the Deltaproteobacteria bacterium genome contains these proteins:
- a CDS encoding SDR family NAD(P)-dependent oxidoreductase, whose translation MDARELVLVTGGAGFIGSHVVERFVEAGYPVRVLDNLSSGVLKNLDAVRERIEFIEGDIRDAAMVRRAMTGVTYVTHQASLRSVPKSVEMPEEFHDVNVNGTLCLLSAAREQAIQRFVFASSSSIYGDTNQFPQRESQTCCPISPYALTKLIGEQYCRFYSQVYGVPTVALRYFNVYGPRQPLEDRYSAVIPKFLAEAMANRALPIYGDGTQSRDFTYVANVAEANLRACLAPPSVCGEVYNVALGETHSILELARAVISLLDSQSTLQFSPRRVADVSRTHADVARIRECMQFCGAIGFDEGLRRTIEYQRHSVGTSSGSIG comes from the coding sequence ATGGACGCGCGTGAGCTCGTGCTGGTGACGGGGGGGGCAGGGTTTATCGGCTCTCATGTGGTCGAGCGTTTCGTAGAAGCCGGCTACCCGGTGCGCGTGCTCGACAACTTGTCGTCGGGTGTCTTGAAGAATTTGGACGCGGTTCGGGAGCGCATTGAATTTATTGAGGGCGATATTCGAGATGCCGCGATGGTTCGACGCGCGATGACCGGCGTGACGTATGTGACCCACCAAGCTTCTTTACGCAGTGTGCCGAAATCGGTGGAAATGCCGGAAGAATTTCACGATGTAAACGTGAATGGAACCTTGTGTTTGCTGTCAGCGGCGCGCGAGCAGGCTATTCAGCGTTTCGTTTTTGCCTCATCGAGCTCGATTTACGGTGATACGAATCAGTTTCCGCAACGGGAGTCGCAAACGTGTTGTCCGATTTCTCCGTACGCGCTGACCAAACTGATCGGCGAACAGTACTGCCGTTTTTACAGTCAAGTCTATGGTGTGCCGACTGTGGCACTCCGGTATTTCAATGTGTATGGTCCTCGCCAACCATTGGAAGATCGATATTCCGCAGTGATTCCGAAGTTTCTCGCCGAAGCGATGGCGAATCGCGCGCTGCCGATATACGGTGACGGTACGCAGAGTCGCGATTTTACCTATGTGGCCAACGTCGCCGAAGCCAATCTGCGCGCGTGTTTGGCCCCACCGAGTGTCTGTGGGGAAGTGTATAACGTTGCGCTGGGAGAAACGCATTCCATCCTGGAGTTGGCGCGCGCGGTCATTTCGCTGCTCGATTCGCAGAGCACGTTGCAGTTTTCTCCGCGACGTGTAGCCGATGTCTCTCGGACCCACGCCGATGTTGCCCGAATCCGCGAGTGCATGCAATTTTGCGGAGCCATCGGTTTTGATGAGGGGTTGCGCCGGACTATCGAATACCAGCGCCATTCGGTGGGAACATCGTCGGGCAGTATCGGATGA
- a CDS encoding UDP-glucose/GDP-mannose dehydrogenase family protein, with amino-acid sequence MNITIVGSGYVGLVSGTCFAECGHAVTCLDLDEKKIALLQQGRSPIYEPGLDELLRKNIEMRRLQFTTSWDVCIASADVIFIAVGTPTSRRGNGYADMSYVYEAAQSLALRLHRYTVIVNKSTVPVGSARQVERLIREVNPQAEFDVASNPEFLREGAAIQDFLNPDRVVLGVSSERAWHILQEVYRPLGLDSHRLAVTSLETAELVKYASNAFLATKISFINEIANLCEVVGADIQDVARGMGLDSRIGPQFLHAGPGYGGSCFPKDTLALIRIAQEHNAPTRITEVVAEVNNAQKARMVGKIVRAFDGACSGKTLAVLGLAFKPETDDMREAASMTILPALTDRGMRIRVHDPVAMEEARKHLPDLVYCQDAYDACNGADAVCLMTEWNPYRSLDLVRMKELMKSPVFIDLRNVYDPEAMEHAGYRYVSVGRSDRDGRA; translated from the coding sequence ATGAATATCACGATCGTTGGATCCGGATATGTGGGGCTCGTGAGCGGGACGTGCTTCGCTGAATGCGGGCACGCCGTGACCTGCTTGGATCTGGACGAAAAAAAAATAGCGCTGCTGCAACAAGGGCGCTCCCCTATTTATGAGCCGGGACTGGATGAGTTGTTGCGGAAAAATATCGAAATGCGACGGTTACAATTTACCACCTCGTGGGATGTATGTATTGCCTCAGCCGATGTCATATTTATTGCGGTGGGCACGCCAACGTCGCGGCGCGGGAATGGCTATGCGGATATGTCGTATGTCTATGAAGCGGCGCAATCTCTGGCGTTGCGCCTGCATCGGTATACTGTGATTGTCAATAAATCGACCGTGCCGGTGGGATCTGCGCGGCAGGTCGAGCGGCTGATTCGCGAGGTCAACCCTCAGGCCGAATTCGACGTCGCCTCGAATCCCGAATTCTTGCGGGAAGGCGCAGCCATCCAGGACTTTTTGAATCCGGACCGCGTGGTCCTTGGGGTCTCCTCGGAGCGGGCGTGGCACATCTTACAAGAGGTCTATCGGCCGTTGGGTCTGGATAGTCACCGTTTGGCCGTGACGTCGCTCGAAACCGCAGAATTGGTGAAGTATGCCTCGAATGCATTCTTAGCGACCAAGATCAGCTTTATCAACGAAATAGCCAACCTGTGTGAAGTCGTAGGGGCGGATATCCAAGACGTCGCGCGGGGAATGGGGTTGGATTCGCGCATTGGTCCTCAATTCTTACATGCGGGCCCGGGCTACGGCGGTTCCTGCTTTCCGAAGGACACGCTGGCGTTGATTCGCATTGCGCAGGAACATAATGCGCCCACGCGCATCACGGAAGTAGTGGCCGAAGTCAATAACGCACAAAAGGCGCGCATGGTGGGCAAGATTGTACGAGCTTTCGACGGCGCCTGCTCTGGGAAGACGTTGGCGGTGCTCGGGCTGGCCTTCAAACCAGAGACCGACGACATGCGAGAAGCCGCGTCGATGACGATTCTGCCGGCGCTTACGGATCGAGGTATGCGGATTCGCGTGCATGATCCGGTCGCGATGGAGGAGGCTCGGAAACATCTGCCGGACCTGGTTTATTGCCAGGATGCGTACGACGCATGCAATGGGGCGGATGCGGTCTGTTTGATGACGGAATGGAACCCATACCGCTCGTTGGATCTGGTGCGCATGAAGGAACTGATGAAGTCGCCGGTGTTCATCGATCTCCGCAATGTGTACGATCCGGAGGCCATGGAACACGCGGGGTATCGATACGTCAGCGTCGGGAGGAGCGATCGTGATGGACGCGCGTGA
- a CDS encoding oligosaccharide flippase family protein produces the protein MKHLTRYFFGTVASQVFAFAFLVVFSKILAVEDFGALTLILNVVALLSGFVALGLPQAVVRFFPHYEEQASEAQKRFYGTVFGGGLLLGCGALCGLLLVVKLFPLPSFIISEERWCWATVAVLFGVLIEIAMCVLRAQHASSAFNILLGLRKMLLFTFGFVLLMGFSKHVLLLLQCFCLAEASVCVLAMLCIVRGNRSALSIRIDGALFRNFVAYGWPHAVVISGVYLLSVGDRFVVHGLLSAKDTGVFVAGSTIASALASVLTRPTNLFLFPTYSRMCAKQGVQRTGQYLSNLILQYCVVAVLLGILLSSIAPWVIPIMTSAEYASAAGIFPLLLVGQLVSGLINFSASGMYMSQRPYGIAITALGAALLNVFLNMYLIPHYGLYGAGIASICAMTANVVVSGVISRAWLPIPYPWWDLAKVGASGALGWSVGHLIVPHVQHWFLAALVLAVEILIYGVAIMALSKRLRSVWGQWIVHGIHAIRTRSRQTLDMPATHLRVGL, from the coding sequence ATGAAACATCTGACGCGATATTTTTTTGGCACCGTCGCGAGCCAGGTCTTTGCCTTTGCGTTTCTGGTTGTCTTCTCAAAAATTCTTGCGGTTGAAGACTTCGGAGCGTTGACGCTCATTCTGAACGTTGTGGCGCTGCTCAGTGGCTTCGTAGCGCTGGGCCTGCCGCAAGCCGTGGTGAGGTTCTTTCCGCATTATGAGGAGCAAGCGAGTGAGGCGCAAAAGCGGTTTTACGGAACGGTTTTCGGGGGAGGATTACTGCTTGGCTGTGGGGCATTGTGCGGTCTGCTGTTGGTTGTGAAGCTGTTCCCACTCCCTTCTTTTATCATATCAGAGGAGCGATGGTGTTGGGCGACGGTGGCGGTTTTGTTCGGCGTGCTTATCGAAATTGCGATGTGTGTCCTTCGTGCGCAGCACGCGTCGAGCGCATTTAATATTTTATTAGGGCTGCGCAAAATGTTGTTGTTCACATTCGGCTTTGTGCTTCTGATGGGCTTCTCAAAGCACGTTCTTCTGCTATTGCAGTGTTTTTGTCTTGCGGAGGCCAGTGTCTGTGTGTTGGCCATGCTCTGTATTGTACGGGGCAATCGGAGCGCCCTGTCGATCCGCATTGATGGCGCTTTGTTCAGAAATTTTGTGGCCTATGGGTGGCCCCATGCGGTTGTCATCAGTGGTGTCTACCTGCTCAGTGTTGGGGACCGCTTTGTCGTGCATGGGTTGCTATCGGCCAAGGACACGGGGGTTTTTGTGGCTGGTTCCACGATTGCGTCCGCGTTGGCCAGCGTGCTGACGCGGCCGACGAATCTTTTTTTGTTTCCGACGTATAGTCGTATGTGCGCGAAGCAAGGCGTCCAGCGAACCGGGCAGTATCTGTCGAATTTGATATTGCAGTATTGTGTTGTGGCGGTTTTGCTCGGAATACTTCTGAGTTCCATCGCTCCCTGGGTCATTCCGATCATGACGTCTGCAGAATATGCGTCGGCAGCCGGCATTTTCCCTCTGTTATTGGTCGGACAGCTGGTCAGTGGGCTCATTAATTTTTCCGCGTCCGGCATGTATATGTCGCAGCGGCCGTACGGCATTGCGATCACGGCGTTGGGGGCGGCGCTGCTGAATGTTTTCTTGAACATGTATTTAATTCCTCACTATGGTCTCTATGGTGCTGGCATTGCCAGTATTTGTGCAATGACGGCGAATGTGGTGGTGAGCGGTGTGATTTCGCGGGCATGGCTGCCTATCCCGTACCCATGGTGGGATTTGGCAAAAGTTGGAGCGAGTGGCGCGTTGGGATGGTCCGTGGGGCACCTCATTGTGCCCCATGTGCAACATTGGTTTCTCGCCGCGCTGGTGCTCGCTGTTGAAATCCTGATCTACGGAGTGGCCATCATGGCACTGTCGAAACGCCTGCGCAGTGTGTGGGGACAGTGGATAGTACATGGTATTCATGCGATACGGACACGATCGCGTCAAACGCTTGATATGCCGGCAACGCACTTGAGAGTGGGGCTATGA
- a CDS encoding class I SAM-dependent methyltransferase, which yields MSNTPSLPTKRRSVGQKILDAVTFPIRALTLFTEDGWGLSSLRTERFDYVARFVHGLCLDIGCGEHNLFIRNFLGGHGQGFDVFAYEGLAQNELVTNLDHFPCADSTFDTVTLIACLNHIPVSARARELGEAYRCLKAGGRIVVTMGVPWAETLIHRVIAWYDRLFGTHYDMDTARGMAPGETYSVPAPCIRAHLAMAGFRNVSIHRFWTQWGLNRLFIGWKPIATPDMP from the coding sequence ATGTCGAACACTCCCTCGCTCCCAACAAAACGTCGCTCGGTCGGTCAAAAAATTCTGGATGCCGTCACGTTTCCAATACGGGCACTGACGCTGTTTACAGAAGACGGTTGGGGGCTTTCATCATTGCGCACCGAACGTTTTGACTACGTCGCGCGCTTCGTCCATGGTCTGTGCCTCGACATCGGGTGCGGGGAACACAATCTCTTTATTCGCAATTTCTTGGGCGGGCACGGCCAAGGATTCGATGTATTCGCGTATGAAGGGCTGGCCCAGAATGAATTAGTAACCAATTTGGATCATTTCCCCTGTGCCGACTCCACCTTCGACACGGTCACACTGATCGCATGTCTCAACCACATCCCCGTGTCCGCGCGAGCGCGGGAGCTGGGAGAAGCCTATCGATGCCTCAAGGCCGGCGGCCGAATCGTGGTGACCATGGGAGTCCCATGGGCGGAGACCCTCATCCATCGAGTCATTGCATGGTACGATCGGCTCTTCGGCACGCATTATGATATGGATACCGCCCGCGGCATGGCGCCGGGCGAGACATACTCGGTCCCAGCGCCATGTATTCGCGCGCACCTCGCAATGGCGGGGTTCCGGAACGTGTCCATACATCGGTTCTGGACCCAATGGGGGCTGAATCGGTTGTTCATCGGGTGGAAACCCATCGCGACACCCGACATGCCCTAA